The nucleotide window gACAGGATATAACTATCAAAACGGAGCACTACCATGAAGTCATACCCAGAGAGGAGCTAGTGTACCTCACCTCTGACTCCCCAAATGTGCTGACTGAACTGGACGACACCAAAGCCTATGTCATCGGAGGCCTGGTcgaccacaaccaccacaagGTCAGATTTACTTAATGTGCGCCATACGCAACACCCACCCCAAGTATTCAAATCTACAATCAATTTGTAGAATTTCTTCACTGACAATACAAACCTGACTGTTTTGTTTTGGATGACTGGGTGAAAGGGGATCTCCTTTGAGAGAGCCAAGGAGCTGGGGATTCAGCATGCACAGCTCCCTCTAGAAAGCTTCGTTAAGATGAACAGCCGGAAAGTGCTCGCAGTCAATCACGGTAAGGAAGCCAAAGCACATTGACCAAAGATCCTTTAAATTAATTCTTCATCAGACAGGTTTGACATGACTTTTGACATGGTTCTCTTCATCATGCCCTCAATAACATACATCCCATGGGTATACCCAGCGTTTATAGACAAACATTTTTTGTAAGTATGCATAGGGATGGGCTTGAATCTGCTGTCTACAGTAAATGGTTCGATATCTGTGGATGTTTCTACTTACAGAATTACTGCAGAGGGCTTCAGGCAGGTTACCTGTGCACAGCCAATGCAGGGACCCATACCTTCCTCACCTTCAGGTTGCTGAGTGACTTTTAGACAATAATGTCAAGTTTATTTGTGTCTCCAGTATTTGAGATCATTCTGTCATATATGGAGATGGGTGATTGGCAAGAGGCCTTCTTCACAGTCCTGCCTCAGAGGAAAGGGGCGGTTCCTGTTGACCAGAATGGACAAGCAGTGGAAGACAAGGAGGACGAGGAttcagacagagagtcagacgGGACCAACACTGTCAAAGATAATACATCAAGCATGCCGGACCAACAAGAAGGAGCAAATGAACAAATAGAAGCAAAATGAATCCAGTCTCTTAAAGAGCAGCCTTTTGGATAAACTAGTGCTCTTTGAGAAGGAATTTAGGTTGAAAATAATTTTGTGAAAGTGCTTACTGAAGTTGTTGATATCCTAcatgttaagtgtgtgtttagttGCTGAATTGTAATTGAGatattttgaattgtattttGCCAGTTGTCTTattttttaagtgtgtgtgtattttacatGGGTTTGTGTTTTTTAAAGGTTTTCTTCAAGTGTTTGTAGATGGGTCACACAAGATTTTCAACATTTGGATTGATGTGCCAATCATCGTTAAGACCAATGGTCTTCAaatctggtcctcagggcccactgacCCAAaagaatgggtcgttatcaagctgtgcagaagcctgataacaacCATTCACTTATAAACAGATTCACTAACATGGACATGGCCAAACTTtgtagaaagacacacagacacaccattttGCCCAAAACTCCTTTGAGATGTTAATGATATGCTTTTCTGTTGTACTTAATATATTTGAGAGAaatacaagtttgaaaaatagcTGTTAAATAAACCATATGGTTGCAAAGCAAGCAAACTCCCACTAGTCATTGTTACCCATTATCGTCCATGACTGTTTCTTCCGGTAATTTCTCAAAGAAGATATATAGCAGCAAAGAGTAAACTAAGTAACTCACCGATATGTACACACCTTATATTGCTGCAGACCAAATTACAGCCTCTTACTTTGATATTTGAGTATGTAAACAAGCTCTCAACCCGTATGTGTAGCATCTGCCTTGCGCAGCGCCAAACTTGACATTTCTCTATGGAaagtagagaggggggggggggggggggtgtaacctggtcctaaccagagtctcgtacatttcatttctactgagtctggcctcgctccattgacaagcgttgacttccttgtaggcgggtactatgttgaagtttaaaactattggatctgtcCAGAGCCGTGTTGAATTAATTGATTCATATGTGGTTATATCGACATTTTCGTATTCCCATTCTACCTTTTGTAAAATGATTTGcgttggccgggaatcgaacccgggtcaactgcttggaaggcagctatgctcaccactataccaccaacgcATACGTAAGCCTATCCCCTTTTGGGTAATTATATAAACTTTGCACAGTGATACCGCCATCTGGTGGTTTATTGTTAGCGTTGCAACCGAGGATTCTTTAATTAAAACTCCCTAAAACGCTTCCCATTCATTCTCGATGGTACTGTTAAACCACTACGGATGTAATATTGTGACGGCTTCTGGTAGTTTTTTTTGGCACTGTTCTGATTTTACCATTGACTCccatataaaaagagagaggcaaCTGTCTGTCAGCCACATTGAGGGAGGCAGCTATGCTCACCATTAGTTACACCACCAACGCATCAACGCCGCCATCTAGTGGTTTACTGTAAGCATTACACGTGCAATTCTTATATTTAAACAATAGATGGCGGTATTAAAGCGCTACCGATATGGACACGGTACAGTAGACAGGCTTGTGTTCCTTACAAAAGACCTGCAACTTGCTTGTATGTTAGCGATGTTATCTCCGCTAAAAATATAACATTACCAGCACACACTAAGCAATTCGCCAGTGTAATAAAAATATCACAATTTAGGTATTTTATCTATCGTTTTAAAAACATTTACTCGCATGCTAAATTGCTcaatttaaaggggtgattgactaggttttgggggtatttcacaatGTTCCTTAatgtctccgaatagggtaggCCTATGTAACCTTGGTtgagctgaaaatggcccggggtgctgttctatgccccctgattgttccagtgaatttgtcccgggaaaaaacgctaggttttctcattttatggtatgctcatgaatatatagatgagctgtgcgctgattggttggtctactCACTGAAACATGGAAGGTGGAGAGTAgggccagagcctgtttaagaagagctaccgaatttggttgcacTGGGGGTGACCGCGAGCGAGTGCATGCTGAATGGGaatctatggagctaaacggctaaatttgtctctttcgcctgattgttgttgagaaatctcagatttgattgtagtttttgcatgttcaacatggattataggtcgaaagttgaatgaacgagtacttatgtcctttcgatttcttacagggtgagtcgttgttgcccataacacgctagcattctgctaatgaatgctgattggttagtgaaggactgaccacgaccagagatcccgcttgatggcatccgaaacGGAATCAGAATGTCACAGCATTagcaccatagatatatataaattataaaatataaaaatatatatatattaatcctttatatatatctatgattaggaccattagcaacaacatcagCAAGCCAAAATtatttctagcatgtgtattcacagggagagcctaacctgtcaagCTGTGTTGTCCATGcttcgagagaaaaaaggaagtgaccagagcttgccgtaaagtagtacgtcgtacgatgtgtatgacgtcattgacatttgaaaaggctttttagaacagaaaggtttttttttttttacatgtaacccagcagtgtgtattttttttgcctcc belongs to Osmerus mordax isolate fOsmMor3 chromosome 23, fOsmMor3.pri, whole genome shotgun sequence and includes:
- the LOC136967902 gene encoding tRNA methyltransferase 10 homolog A-like isoform X3; protein product: MCKEKRQKRRQEQSTQEEEGAEWVSRKRLRSEVQPSPLRLVVDCSFDSLMMFKDVRKLHEQIKRCYAENQRTLHPVQFYLTSLGGQLKQNMDETDKGWVNWKDITIKTEHYHEVIPREELVYLTSDSPNVLTELDDTKAYVIGGLVDHNHHKGISFERAKELGIQHAQLPLESFVKMNSRKVLAVNHVFEIILSYMEMGDWQEAFFTVLPQRKGAVPVDQNGQAVEDKEDEDSDRESDGTNTVKDNTSSMPDQQEGANEQIEAK